Part of the bacterium genome, CTCGCTGTCCTCGACACCGTTGGGCAGACGGACGGGGCGGGAAGGCCGGTTCCGGCGCTGCGCCGTGCGCTCGAGGGCTTCCCGGTTTCCGCTGACAGGCAGAATGTCGTCGTTTTCAGCGATTTTTCCAGGAGCGACTGGGAGGACCTGCGGCTACGGGGTCTTCGGCGGTTGAACCCGCACATGGGCCTTCAGTTCGTCCGCGTGGCCCCCGAGGCGGGGGTGGACAATCTGGCCATCCGTACGGTCAGCTTCCGCCCCTGGCCGCCCCGGGCGGACGGGCCGATCGCGGCGGTGGTGCGGATCCGGAACCAGTCTTCCCGGAAGCGGGAGCAGGTTCCGGTCGAGATGTATGTCGAGGACAAAAAAGTCGCGTCCGCGAAAGTGGATATCGCGGCCGGCGGCGAGGGCGAGGTCAGCTTCCGCATCCGCGCTCCCCGGGAGGGGGTTTTTCAGGGGCGCGTCGAGGTGGCAGCGGACAACCTTCCCGCCACGAATGTGCACTATTTTTCGGCCTGGATGGGACGAAGGCTTCGCGCGCTGGTGATCGATGGCGATCCGAAGAGCGGGCTTTCCGAAAGCGAGTCCTTTTATGTGGCCCACGCCCTGCGGGCCGCCTCCTCGGGCGGAGAGTCTCCTTTTCTCGTTCATGTGGCAGCATACTTCGAGCTGGAGAAGCTGGACTGGAGCGCCTTCGATGTCGTGGTGGGGTGCAACGTCGCCAGGTGGTCCCAGGATGTGATCCAGAAGCTCCGGCAGTTTGTCGACGGCGGTGGCGGGTTTCTCCTGGCGGGCGGTGATCTGGCCGGAAAAGCCATTCCGGGGGAGGGCTGGCTGCCGGCGGAGGTCGGCGCCCCGCTTCTGCTCGGAGCGCCGCAAGAGGTGGTTCCGGAGCCGAGAGCGCTTCACCATCCGGCTTTCGCCTCGCTGGGCGAACACCCAGAGAGTCTGTTCCGCAAGGTGGGTGTCCGGAGAGCATCCGCCCTTCAGCCCGCGCGTGGGGGGGGGGTGCTGCTTCGCCTCTCCGGGGGAGCTCCCCTTCTTGTCCTGGGCTCATCGGGTGCGGGAAAGGTGGCCATCTGGGGGTTGACCTGCGATCGCGACTGGTCGGATATCCCCGTGCGGCCCGTTTTCGTTCCGCTTCTCCGCGGCCTGGCCACGCATCTGGGAGGAAAATCCCGGAATCGCAATGCCGTCGCATCGGCGGGAGCGGGACATCCGCTCGAGATATTCACACGGCCCGGCAGTGCGGGGAGAAGCGTCCGCGTTCAGACCCCAGCGGGGCTCGAGCACACGATTCCCTTGGAGGAGGCTGCCGCGTCCGGCCGGCCGGAGGAGGGCGGGCGCGCTCTCGTGGCCCGCTTTTCCCGGACGGAGAAGGCCGGCATCTACCGCATCCTGGGGCCGGGCGGAGAGGAGGTCGCCGCCGTGAATGTCCCGGCGGAAGAGGCGAATATGGGGCCGATGGGCGATTCGGAGATGCGCCGCCGGCTGGACGGATTAAATTTGACAATACGGACGCTTCCGGCCGCTTCGCAGGCGCCGCTCGCTTCGCTGGCCGGAAGAATGGATCTGGGCATGCTGCTTTTTCTCCTCCTGGCCGGTGTTTTGGTGTGCGAGGGCGTGGTGGCCGATCGGAGCTGACGGGAAAGAGGCGACTCCCGGCCTCGGGGCCGCTCGCATGCGGCGGTCCGGGGATTTAGAATACCGGTGGAGGCGTTGCGCCCGCGAAAACCAGGGGAAGGAAAAGTTATGGCGGAACAGAACGAAGAGATCGCGCTTTACATCGACTTCGAGAATCTGGCGCATGGGTTCGACCGGGGGAAGGATGGGGCCTTCGATATCGGCCGGGTGCTGGCCCGCCTGGTGGAAAAGGGCAAGGTTGTCATGAAGCGCGCCTATTGCGACTGGTCGCGCTATGCCAAATACAAGCAGGAACTCCACGAGGCGGGGATCGAGCTGGTCGAGGTGCCGCGCCGCTCGATGACGGGCAAGAATTCGGCCGACATCCGCCTGGTCGTGGATGCGATGGACCTGTGCTACGGCAAGGAGCATATCGGCACGTTCGTCATCGCTTCCGGGGACAGCGACTTCTCTCCGCTGGTTTCGAAACTCAAGGAAAACGGCAAGCACGTCATCGGCCTGGGGGTGAAAAACTCCACCTCTGACCTTCTGGTGGCGAACTGCGACGAATTCATCTTCTACGAGAACCTCGGAACTGAGGAGAGCAGCAAGCCGGGGCTGGGACACGACATACCCAAGGAAAAGCGCGAGGCGTTCGAACTTCTTTTCGAGTCCATCGACGCCCACATGCGGGAGAACCTCGGCATCCTCTGGTCGTCCATCGTCAAAGAGACCATGAAGCGCAAGCGCCCCTCCTTCTCCGAACGGGCGCACGGCTACAAGAGCTTCAGCGACCTCCTCGAGGACGCACAGCGGAAGGGTTTCATCCAGCTCAAGCGCGACGAGCGGAGCGGCAGCTACATCATTTTGAGCTTCGGCCGGAGCATCGGAAACGAGGATGCCGCGGAGGCGAAGCCGAAAAGAACGGCACGCCCGCGCCGCACGCCGGCGGCCCGGAAGAGCGGCGCACCTGGCAGAAAACGTGCATCGGCGGCAAAGGGATCGGGCGGCGATAAAGCCATCGCAGGAGAAGATGGTTCGGAGAGTTAACGGCGGGGTTTTGCGCGTGGAACAAAAAATGTGGTCCCGGACCGCCCCGCCCCGGAGGGCGG contains:
- a CDS encoding BatA domain-containing protein, which produces MSVQFLHTLFLWGSGLLVLPILIHLLRRRRMKIIRLPTFEFLLRTQRRITRRSRLRNWLLLALRIAAVGVVVLLAARPFFLRGGGPASGSWSPQHLIVILDNSASMGYRTANGTRFEVAKRAAERMIRELAGADKVTLLPTVPFSPDDRAALGLSPEKALAVLDTVGQTDGAGRPVPALRRALEGFPVSADRQNVVVFSDFSRSDWEDLRLRGLRRLNPHMGLQFVRVAPEAGVDNLAIRTVSFRPWPPRADGPIAAVVRIRNQSSRKREQVPVEMYVEDKKVASAKVDIAAGGEGEVSFRIRAPREGVFQGRVEVAADNLPATNVHYFSAWMGRRLRALVIDGDPKSGLSESESFYVAHALRAASSGGESPFLVHVAAYFELEKLDWSAFDVVVGCNVARWSQDVIQKLRQFVDGGGGFLLAGGDLAGKAIPGEGWLPAEVGAPLLLGAPQEVVPEPRALHHPAFASLGEHPESLFRKVGVRRASALQPARGGGVLLRLSGGAPLLVLGSSGAGKVAIWGLTCDRDWSDIPVRPVFVPLLRGLATHLGGKSRNRNAVASAGAGHPLEIFTRPGSAGRSVRVQTPAGLEHTIPLEEAAASGRPEEGGRALVARFSRTEKAGIYRILGPGGEEVAAVNVPAEEANMGPMGDSEMRRRLDGLNLTIRTLPAASQAPLASLAGRMDLGMLLFLLLAGVLVCEGVVADRS
- a CDS encoding NYN domain-containing protein, translated to MAEQNEEIALYIDFENLAHGFDRGKDGAFDIGRVLARLVEKGKVVMKRAYCDWSRYAKYKQELHEAGIELVEVPRRSMTGKNSADIRLVVDAMDLCYGKEHIGTFVIASGDSDFSPLVSKLKENGKHVIGLGVKNSTSDLLVANCDEFIFYENLGTEESSKPGLGHDIPKEKREAFELLFESIDAHMRENLGILWSSIVKETMKRKRPSFSERAHGYKSFSDLLEDAQRKGFIQLKRDERSGSYIILSFGRSIGNEDAAEAKPKRTARPRRTPAARKSGAPGRKRASAAKGSGGDKAIAGEDGSES